A genomic region of Kribbella sp. NBC_00382 contains the following coding sequences:
- a CDS encoding SUMF1/EgtB/PvdO family nonheme iron enzyme: MNPLEPRPIDQPARVDLGLRADLAFLDDAKILGAPDDPTDLPRWRGKLAEWLMGAYDRTAYDGGLHYEEPGREWTQTAYSVALVWLWDDQLYDVDEGVFTPEKFVQHGIDDFGGYDAVVLWHAYPVIGIDSRNQFDFYRDVPGLKELVAALHDLGLKVFFDYNPWDVGTRRAARPDGDEFAALVGEFGADGAFLDTLKQADPAFTRPLKRANPAIAFEGESRLPLARISDHALSWAQWFADTRAPGVLRAHLFERRHMMHHTRRWNRDHSDELQSAWVNGVGILVWESVFSAWVGWNARDRSTLRRMVAAQRAFSPVLIGGDWIPLTPEIPDKAREHGVFGSRFELADITFWTLINRDDEDFEGIVLRSEDQVGDWYDVTSGVPVTADDDGVHLVVPGRGVAGIVRVGATAGQECRATARRLGTMSRPHVKDSAFPMSPAVRVAVPEVSGAFAGDAVEVPAGERSLTVRHRRRETGLYDQAPYVEEWKPLPPRLHDIQTVTRSVELPGVAVAVAEVTNAEYAEFLKATGYKPKVANRFLAHWVDGKPVAGTEDQPVTYVDLPDARAYAVWCGGRLPTEDEWQVAAGLDRFTRAEPLVWNLTESEYRDGRSRFCILKGGSYFVAEGSDWYADGGPQDPEVSFKLVLTGGGLDRSETIGFRCAG; the protein is encoded by the coding sequence GTGAACCCGCTCGAGCCCAGGCCGATCGATCAGCCCGCGAGGGTCGATCTCGGCCTGCGGGCCGATCTCGCCTTCCTCGACGACGCCAAGATCCTCGGCGCCCCCGACGACCCGACCGACCTGCCCCGCTGGCGCGGCAAGCTGGCCGAGTGGCTGATGGGCGCCTACGACCGGACGGCGTACGACGGCGGCCTGCACTACGAGGAGCCCGGTCGCGAGTGGACCCAGACGGCGTACTCGGTGGCGCTGGTCTGGCTCTGGGACGACCAGCTCTACGACGTCGACGAGGGTGTCTTCACGCCGGAGAAGTTCGTCCAGCACGGCATCGACGACTTCGGCGGGTACGACGCGGTGGTGCTCTGGCACGCGTACCCGGTGATCGGGATCGACTCGCGCAACCAGTTCGACTTCTATCGCGACGTACCGGGCCTCAAGGAACTGGTTGCTGCGTTGCACGATCTCGGGCTGAAGGTGTTCTTCGACTACAATCCGTGGGACGTCGGCACTCGTCGCGCCGCGCGTCCCGATGGCGATGAATTCGCTGCCCTGGTTGGCGAATTCGGTGCCGACGGCGCCTTCCTCGACACCTTGAAGCAGGCCGACCCGGCGTTCACCCGGCCGCTGAAGCGGGCCAACCCGGCGATCGCCTTCGAGGGCGAGTCACGGTTGCCGTTGGCAAGGATCAGCGACCACGCGTTGTCCTGGGCGCAATGGTTCGCCGACACCCGGGCGCCCGGCGTACTGCGGGCGCACCTGTTCGAGCGCCGGCACATGATGCACCACACCCGCCGCTGGAACCGCGACCACAGCGACGAGCTGCAGTCCGCCTGGGTGAACGGCGTCGGCATCCTGGTCTGGGAGTCGGTGTTCTCGGCCTGGGTCGGCTGGAACGCCCGCGACCGGTCGACGCTGCGCCGGATGGTCGCGGCGCAGAGAGCGTTCTCGCCGGTACTGATCGGCGGCGACTGGATCCCGCTGACGCCGGAGATCCCCGACAAGGCACGCGAGCACGGCGTCTTCGGTTCGCGCTTCGAGTTGGCCGACATCACTTTCTGGACGCTGATCAACCGTGACGACGAGGACTTCGAGGGCATCGTCCTGCGGTCCGAGGATCAGGTGGGTGACTGGTACGACGTGACGTCGGGAGTACCCGTCACGGCGGATGACGACGGGGTGCACCTCGTCGTACCGGGGCGTGGAGTGGCCGGGATCGTGCGGGTCGGAGCGACGGCCGGCCAGGAGTGCCGGGCGACCGCGCGGCGGCTGGGCACGATGTCGCGGCCGCATGTGAAGGACTCTGCGTTCCCGATGTCGCCGGCTGTCCGGGTCGCCGTTCCTGAGGTGTCTGGTGCTTTTGCCGGCGATGCGGTCGAGGTACCGGCCGGGGAGCGCTCTCTGACGGTTCGGCACCGGCGGCGGGAGACGGGTCTGTACGACCAGGCGCCGTACGTGGAGGAGTGGAAGCCGCTGCCTCCACGGCTGCATGACATCCAGACCGTGACGCGCTCGGTCGAGCTGCCCGGGGTGGCTGTGGCCGTTGCCGAGGTCACCAATGCGGAGTACGCGGAGTTCCTGAAAGCGACCGGATACAAGCCGAAAGTGGCCAATCGGTTCCTCGCGCACTGGGTCGATGGCAAGCCCGTCGCCGGTACCGAGGATCAGCCGGTCACGTACGTCGATCTGCCCGACGCTCGCGCCTATGCGGTGTGGTGTGGGGGGAGGTTACCTACCGAGGACGAGTGGCAGGTCGCGGCCGGACTGGACCGGTTCACCCGCGCCGAGCCGCTGGTCTGGAACCTGACCGAGAGCGAGTACCGCGACGGCCGCAGCCGGTTCTGCATCCTCAAGGGCGGCTCGTACTTCGTTGCCGAGGGCTCCGACTGGTACGCCGACGGCGGGCCGCAGGACCCGGAGGTCAGCTTCAAGCTGGTCCTCACCGGTGGCGGGCTGGATCGCTCGGAGACCATCGGTTTCCGGTGCGCGGGATGA
- a CDS encoding carbohydrate ABC transporter permease, whose translation MRTRPAARAAQYVAVICYLIFLGFPLLWLISSSLKSPREFASITPSILPKHPDLSNYTDALREQGLVHSMWNSLQISVASTVLVLIVSLPVAYALARFRSRLRPITNGWILVSQVFPVILIVIPLFMILRPLHLTNTIPGVVIVYMVWSMPFALWMLQGYVAAVPRELEEAASVDGASRVRTIVSIVMPLLRPGLIATAMFTFISAWNEFFFALVLLQDPQLKTLPLVLARFVGAEGQVQFGPLAAASVLATVPSLVFFAFLQRRLTSGLLSGAVKG comes from the coding sequence ATGAGAACCCGCCCGGCAGCCCGCGCGGCACAGTACGTGGCGGTGATCTGTTACCTGATCTTTCTCGGTTTCCCGCTGCTCTGGCTGATCTCCAGTTCGCTGAAATCGCCACGAGAGTTCGCGAGCATCACCCCGTCGATTCTCCCGAAGCACCCGGATCTCTCGAACTACACCGACGCGTTGCGCGAGCAGGGCCTGGTCCACTCGATGTGGAACAGCCTGCAGATCTCGGTCGCGTCGACGGTGCTCGTGCTGATCGTCTCGCTGCCGGTCGCCTACGCTCTCGCGCGTTTCCGCAGCCGGCTCCGGCCGATCACGAACGGCTGGATCCTGGTCAGCCAGGTGTTCCCGGTGATCCTGATCGTGATCCCGCTGTTCATGATCCTGCGGCCGCTGCACCTGACCAACACGATCCCCGGCGTGGTGATCGTCTACATGGTCTGGTCGATGCCGTTCGCCCTGTGGATGCTGCAGGGGTACGTCGCCGCGGTACCGCGTGAGCTGGAGGAGGCGGCGTCGGTCGACGGCGCGAGCCGGGTCCGCACGATCGTGTCGATCGTGATGCCGTTGCTGCGGCCGGGGCTGATCGCGACCGCCATGTTCACCTTCATCTCGGCGTGGAACGAGTTCTTCTTCGCCCTGGTCCTGTTGCAGGACCCGCAGTTGAAGACGCTGCCGCTGGTGCTCGCCCGGTTCGTCGGGGCCGAGGGCCAGGTCCAGTTCGGGCCACTCGCGGCAGCGTCCGTCCTGGCCACCGTGCCGAGTCTCGTGTTCTTCGCTTTCCTGCAGCGCCGGTTGACCTCTGGCCTGCTGTCCGGCGCCGTAAAAGGCTGA
- a CDS encoding CaiB/BaiF CoA transferase family protein gives MRPAPLEGVKVLEAATLFAGPLAATFLGDFGADVTKIEHPSRPDAARGHGTSKNGVGLWFKTLGRNKRLATLDLSQGRDVFLELVRANDVLVENFRPGTLERWGLGPDVLLAANPRLVIARVTAFGQVGPWSSRPGFGSLAEAMSGFAAVTGEPDGPPTLPPFGLADGITALATAYAVLVALRERDQSGAGQVIDMAIIEPILMMLGGGITAYQQTGYVQPRLGNRSSNNAPRNVYRTADGRWVAVSTSSQSIAERVVTLVGRPDLVAQPWFGSGRERAEHADELDDAVGNWIGERSLDEVMLAFEKAEAAVGPVHDIRGIVADPQYAALNTIVEVEDEELGGPVQMQNVLFRLSESPGSIRWAGRPHGADTDAVLAEIGVSPEQLAALREAGVV, from the coding sequence GTGAGACCGGCTCCGCTCGAAGGTGTGAAGGTGCTGGAGGCGGCGACTTTGTTCGCCGGCCCGCTGGCTGCGACGTTCCTCGGTGATTTCGGGGCGGACGTGACGAAGATCGAGCACCCGTCGCGGCCGGATGCGGCGCGGGGGCATGGGACGAGCAAGAACGGCGTCGGGCTGTGGTTCAAGACATTGGGCCGCAACAAGAGGCTGGCGACGCTTGACCTGTCGCAGGGGCGGGACGTGTTTCTCGAGTTGGTCCGCGCGAACGACGTACTGGTGGAGAACTTCCGGCCGGGGACGTTGGAGCGGTGGGGGCTCGGGCCTGACGTGTTGCTGGCGGCCAATCCGCGGTTGGTGATCGCTCGGGTGACCGCGTTCGGGCAGGTCGGTCCGTGGTCTAGCCGGCCCGGGTTCGGATCGTTGGCTGAGGCAATGAGTGGGTTCGCGGCGGTGACGGGGGAGCCGGATGGGCCGCCGACGTTGCCACCGTTCGGGCTTGCTGATGGGATCACGGCGCTGGCGACGGCTTACGCGGTATTGGTGGCGCTGAGAGAGCGCGATCAGTCGGGGGCGGGCCAGGTCATCGACATGGCGATCATCGAGCCGATCCTGATGATGCTGGGTGGTGGCATTACGGCGTACCAGCAGACCGGGTACGTCCAGCCGCGACTCGGGAACCGGTCGTCGAACAACGCGCCACGCAACGTGTATCGGACCGCTGATGGTCGATGGGTGGCGGTCTCGACCAGCTCGCAGAGCATCGCTGAGCGGGTCGTGACGCTGGTCGGGCGGCCTGATCTCGTCGCGCAGCCGTGGTTCGGGAGTGGGCGCGAGCGGGCTGAGCATGCGGACGAGTTGGACGATGCCGTGGGCAACTGGATCGGAGAGCGCTCCCTCGACGAGGTGATGCTCGCCTTCGAGAAGGCCGAGGCCGCGGTCGGGCCGGTGCATGACATCCGGGGGATCGTGGCGGATCCGCAGTACGCCGCGCTGAACACGATCGTCGAGGTGGAGGACGAGGAGCTCGGGGGGCCGGTCCAGATGCAGAACGTGCTCTTCCGGCTCTCCGAGTCACCAGGCTCGATCCGCTGGGCGGGCCGGCCTCATGGAGCCGACACGGATGCGGTGTTGGCTGAGATTGGCGTTTCCCCTGAGCAGTTGGCCGCATTGCGTGAGGCAGGAGTTGTTTAG
- a CDS encoding ABC transporter substrate-binding protein, producing MKKLVISLLAASALVTLAACGGSDSGSGDSGSTEKVTLKFQSLAFQKTTVAATKKIVADWNAANPNIQVEYVQGSWDSVHDQLVTQFQGSTAPDVIQDESADITGFANQGYLADLSQYLSQETKDAVSQGVWDTVTVDGKVVAAPTLLQSYVVFGNSALLKAAGVATTGDSLSWDDLQANAKKLTSAGKYGLGWGLKSPTATVLNLGMNFDGAFFEGSGRDAKAKIGDAELEVPKRIHAMAYTDKSIDPTSLTQSGSDVLPGFFGGKYAMIVGGNYAAQQIVEQAPKGFQWEVLPPLKGTSEKQAANPQTLSVPAEGKHVKQAAQFIDYFMKADNLATVGQGDWLIPTTKAARDAIEKATGGKNGWTQTLASGEELTKAPFQSVENYPKWKDQIATPALQEFLANKIDLAGLGKKLSDGWGQVNS from the coding sequence ATGAAGAAATTAGTGATCTCGTTGCTGGCGGCAAGCGCTCTGGTGACGCTTGCTGCCTGCGGTGGCAGTGACTCCGGATCCGGTGACAGTGGGTCGACCGAGAAGGTGACGCTGAAGTTCCAGAGCCTCGCCTTCCAGAAGACCACCGTCGCCGCGACCAAGAAGATCGTCGCGGACTGGAACGCGGCCAACCCGAACATCCAGGTCGAGTACGTCCAGGGCAGCTGGGACTCGGTGCACGACCAGCTCGTCACCCAGTTCCAGGGTTCCACCGCGCCGGACGTGATCCAGGACGAGTCGGCCGATATCACCGGGTTCGCGAACCAGGGGTACCTCGCCGACCTGTCGCAGTACCTGAGTCAGGAGACGAAGGACGCCGTTTCCCAGGGTGTCTGGGACACGGTTACCGTCGATGGCAAGGTGGTCGCCGCGCCGACGCTGCTCCAGTCGTACGTCGTGTTCGGCAACTCCGCGTTGCTCAAGGCGGCCGGGGTCGCGACGACGGGTGACTCGCTCAGCTGGGACGACCTGCAGGCCAACGCGAAGAAGCTCACCAGCGCGGGGAAGTACGGGCTCGGCTGGGGACTGAAGAGCCCGACGGCGACCGTGCTGAACCTCGGGATGAACTTCGACGGCGCCTTCTTCGAGGGGTCCGGGCGGGACGCCAAGGCGAAGATCGGCGATGCCGAGCTCGAGGTGCCGAAGCGGATCCACGCGATGGCCTACACCGACAAGTCGATCGACCCGACGTCGCTGACCCAGAGCGGGTCCGACGTGCTGCCGGGCTTCTTCGGTGGCAAGTACGCGATGATTGTCGGAGGCAACTATGCGGCCCAGCAGATCGTCGAGCAGGCGCCGAAGGGCTTCCAGTGGGAGGTACTGCCGCCGCTGAAGGGCACGTCGGAGAAGCAGGCCGCGAACCCGCAGACGCTGTCGGTGCCGGCCGAGGGCAAGCACGTCAAGCAGGCCGCGCAGTTCATCGACTACTTCATGAAGGCCGACAACCTGGCCACGGTGGGGCAGGGCGACTGGCTGATCCCGACCACGAAGGCGGCCAGGGACGCGATCGAGAAGGCGACCGGCGGCAAGAACGGCTGGACGCAGACGCTGGCGAGCGGCGAGGAGCTGACCAAGGCGCCGTTCCAGAGCGTCGAGAACTACCCGAAGTGGAAGGACCAGATCGCGACTCCGGCACTGCAGGAGTTCCTCGCGAACAAGATCGATCTGGCCGGTCTGGGCAAGAAGCTGAGTGATGGCTGGGGGCAGGTCAACAGCTGA
- a CDS encoding ADP-ribosylglycohydrolase family protein produces the protein MRLTWVQPEDLLPHQLVQSESEGADVSDIANRWVSAGGTTEAPVSGASDKPAGTELRALARELLEELDARFTGWAAPQIPQLPLLSRAQSDDSSLTPASGRVLDAWLGRAAGNLLGKPVEKIPREGIREILQASGQWPLREYITAVGVPDEVAGRWPWNRRSKPTSLREVIDGMPEDDDLNFAILALQLVERHGDGLSTEDVAAAWLNDLPAGRVFTAERVAYRNLLDGVDPLRAAVVRNPFREWIGAQIRTDVYGWVRPGDRTAAARLALADGRLSHTGAGVDGALWVAAMSAAAMVLDDPVAVAEAGLGVVDPASELAKAVRFGLALAETPLDDALDALHAEYGHLHWVHSVNNSALTAYALTAPDFATGIGRAVMGGWDTDSAGATVGAVLGAVLGVPAEWTEPLDNRLATSLPGMNQVPISELAARTVAAQAGAVRADVVQADGQTVAARKVEAGRG, from the coding sequence ATGAGACTGACCTGGGTGCAACCAGAGGACCTCCTCCCGCATCAACTGGTCCAATCCGAGTCGGAAGGCGCAGACGTCTCCGACATCGCCAACCGCTGGGTCTCAGCCGGCGGTACCACCGAAGCGCCGGTGTCAGGCGCCTCGGACAAACCCGCCGGCACCGAGTTGCGTGCGCTCGCCCGCGAGCTGCTGGAAGAACTGGACGCCCGCTTCACGGGTTGGGCGGCGCCGCAGATTCCGCAGCTCCCGCTGCTGAGTCGCGCGCAGAGCGATGACTCGTCCCTCACGCCGGCGAGTGGGCGGGTGTTGGATGCGTGGCTTGGGCGGGCTGCCGGGAATCTGCTGGGGAAGCCTGTCGAGAAGATTCCTCGAGAGGGGATTCGGGAGATTCTTCAGGCCTCGGGGCAGTGGCCGTTGCGGGAGTACATCACCGCGGTGGGGGTGCCGGATGAGGTGGCGGGGCGGTGGCCGTGGAATCGGCGGTCTAAGCCGACGAGTCTTCGGGAAGTCATCGATGGGATGCCTGAAGACGATGATTTGAACTTTGCGATTTTGGCGTTGCAGCTGGTGGAGCGGCATGGGGATGGGCTGAGTACCGAGGACGTGGCGGCCGCCTGGCTCAACGACTTGCCGGCTGGGCGGGTGTTTACGGCTGAGCGGGTGGCTTACCGGAATCTGCTCGACGGGGTGGATCCGTTAAGGGCCGCGGTGGTCAGGAATCCGTTCAGGGAGTGGATCGGGGCTCAGATTCGGACTGATGTTTATGGGTGGGTGCGGCCGGGGGATCGGACGGCGGCGGCTCGGCTTGCGTTGGCGGATGGTCGGTTGAGCCATACGGGTGCTGGAGTGGATGGCGCGCTCTGGGTGGCAGCGATGTCGGCTGCGGCGATGGTGCTGGATGATCCGGTTGCGGTCGCCGAGGCCGGGCTGGGTGTGGTTGACCCCGCGAGCGAGTTGGCTAAGGCCGTGCGATTTGGGTTGGCGCTGGCTGAGACACCTCTGGATGATGCGTTGGACGCGTTGCACGCGGAGTACGGGCACCTGCACTGGGTGCATTCGGTGAACAACTCGGCACTGACTGCGTATGCGCTCACGGCGCCCGACTTCGCGACCGGGATCGGGCGCGCGGTGATGGGCGGCTGGGACACGGATTCGGCCGGCGCGACGGTGGGTGCGGTGCTTGGCGCGGTGCTCGGGGTTCCGGCAGAGTGGACCGAACCACTCGACAATCGGCTGGCGACCAGCCTGCCCGGGATGAACCAGGTGCCGATCAGCGAGCTCGCCGCCCGGACGGTGGCAGCGCAGGCAGGCGCAGTACGGGCAGACGTAGTACAGGCGGACGGGCAGACGGTGGCGGCACGGAAGGTGGAGGCTGGGCGTGGCTGA
- a CDS encoding ADP-ribosylglycohydrolase family protein, which yields MSVLEEKSVGVLVGSAVGDAIGGAVEGWTPEAIRERHGGWVTGIVGPWYDDWRNARPIAPYHKGDGHITDDTLMTHALVEVYDELRTHLDAYSIAESLVPKLLTEKRWIPELETEALLLQRVFLAEKWLVARLHYGHVDPREAGVGNIVNCGAAMYVAPVGIANAGDPAGAYAEAIELAGAHQSSYGREAAGVLAAAVAAAMMPEATASSAVAAALALAKDGTRAAVEAVAEAADGLTDWESAIPVLRKAVEPFDTVGPEYRNQSLDARRPSRTKAIEELPVALGFVLVSGGDVREAVLGGTNYGRDADSIASMAGAITGALSGAGGVPAEWAGPIAEASKTDLEEPGRVMASVALDLHAADARRFTDRSQTLERLTR from the coding sequence ATGTCGGTGCTCGAGGAGAAGTCAGTAGGAGTCCTCGTCGGGTCGGCGGTCGGTGACGCGATCGGCGGCGCCGTCGAGGGCTGGACCCCGGAGGCGATCCGGGAACGGCACGGCGGGTGGGTGACGGGGATCGTCGGTCCCTGGTACGACGATTGGCGCAACGCGCGGCCGATCGCGCCGTACCACAAGGGCGACGGGCACATCACCGACGACACCTTGATGACGCACGCGCTGGTCGAGGTGTACGACGAGCTGCGGACGCATCTCGACGCGTACTCGATCGCTGAGTCGCTGGTGCCGAAGTTGCTGACGGAGAAGCGCTGGATTCCGGAGCTGGAGACGGAGGCGTTGCTGCTGCAGCGCGTGTTCCTGGCGGAGAAGTGGTTGGTGGCGCGGCTGCACTATGGACACGTCGATCCGCGTGAGGCCGGCGTCGGGAACATCGTGAACTGTGGGGCGGCGATGTATGTGGCGCCGGTCGGGATCGCCAATGCGGGTGATCCGGCCGGGGCCTATGCGGAGGCGATCGAGCTGGCCGGAGCGCATCAGTCGAGCTACGGGCGGGAGGCTGCTGGGGTGTTGGCCGCTGCGGTCGCGGCGGCAATGATGCCTGAGGCAACGGCTTCGTCGGCTGTGGCGGCTGCGTTGGCGTTGGCCAAGGATGGGACGCGGGCTGCGGTCGAGGCGGTGGCTGAGGCGGCTGACGGGTTGACCGATTGGGAGTCGGCGATCCCGGTACTCCGGAAAGCGGTCGAGCCGTTCGACACCGTCGGACCGGAGTACCGGAACCAGTCGCTGGACGCGCGCCGGCCGAGCCGGACGAAGGCGATCGAGGAATTGCCGGTCGCTCTTGGTTTCGTCCTCGTCTCGGGTGGGGATGTTCGGGAAGCCGTGCTGGGCGGCACCAACTACGGACGCGACGCCGACTCGATCGCGTCGATGGCGGGGGCGATCACGGGGGCATTGAGTGGGGCTGGCGGGGTACCGGCCGAGTGGGCCGGGCCGATCGCGGAGGCGAGCAAGACGGATCTCGAGGAGCCGGGACGGGTGATGGCATCGGTCGCGCTGGACCTGCACGCAGCCGATGCGCGTCGCTTCACCGACCGCAGTCAAACGTTGGAGAGACTAACCCGATGA
- a CDS encoding MBL fold metallo-hydrolase has product MTTTRLSYEVHVSPGALRSGEQRMPNGDRLYWNPLSTTLIFGAEDAVLVDPPFLREHIQEVGDWIERSGKRLTAIYATHGHGDHWFGTGELVKRFPGAIAYATPGTIEMMHQQAGVGREQLWDRIFPGQIPSTPVLAVPVPAEGILLEGEVLKAIEVGHTDTDQTTVLQVPSLGLVVAGDVAYNGIHQYIVEGGDGGFEAWIAALDQVAALEPTAVVAGHKNRDLPDDPIILQETKQYLQDVTKLLAGSPTPQEFFDQMTDLHPDRLNPSPLWYGALALLTK; this is encoded by the coding sequence ATGACGACTACACGGCTGTCCTACGAGGTGCATGTCAGTCCAGGGGCGTTGCGGTCCGGTGAGCAGCGGATGCCGAACGGCGACCGGCTGTATTGGAACCCGCTCTCGACGACGCTGATCTTCGGCGCCGAGGATGCGGTGCTGGTCGATCCGCCGTTCCTGAGGGAGCACATCCAGGAGGTCGGGGACTGGATCGAGCGGTCGGGGAAGCGGCTGACCGCGATCTACGCGACGCATGGGCATGGGGACCACTGGTTCGGTACGGGGGAGTTGGTCAAGCGCTTCCCGGGTGCCATCGCGTACGCGACGCCGGGGACGATCGAGATGATGCACCAGCAGGCTGGGGTGGGGCGGGAGCAGCTGTGGGACCGGATCTTCCCCGGGCAAATCCCGTCGACGCCGGTGCTCGCTGTGCCGGTGCCGGCGGAGGGGATCTTGCTGGAAGGGGAGGTATTGAAGGCGATCGAGGTCGGTCATACCGACACCGATCAGACGACTGTGCTGCAGGTGCCGTCGCTTGGTCTGGTGGTGGCGGGGGACGTCGCCTACAACGGCATCCATCAGTACATCGTCGAGGGTGGCGACGGCGGGTTCGAGGCGTGGATCGCTGCGCTGGACCAGGTGGCGGCTCTTGAGCCGACTGCAGTCGTCGCCGGTCACAAGAACCGAGACCTGCCCGACGATCCGATCATCCTGCAGGAGACCAAGCAGTACCTTCAGGACGTGACCAAGTTGCTCGCCGGCAGCCCGACGCCTCAGGAGTTCTTCGACCAGATGACCGACCTCCACCCGGACCGCCTCAACCCCAGCCCCCTCTGGTACGGCGCCCTAGCGCTCCTCACCAAATGA
- a CDS encoding ribokinase has product MAEVVVVGSANVDLVLAVQRIPRPGETLLASDLTRGPGGKGANQAVAAARAGASTAFVASLGADDGGALLRAALEGSEVDLSLVSTSGNPTGTAIITVAADGENSIVVAPSANADLKLSAEALSGIRNAKIVLSQLEIPLSTVQAAAEESAYFILNAAPATQLSDDLLAHVDLLVVNETEAEAIAGKDFTALLTRVPAAVVTLGAEGAVILSRDAAEIRIPGVSVEVVDTTAAGDTFCGVLAATLAAESTTPRDLTNAVRRANVAASLSVQTAGAIPSVPHGEAIDARLAEVYL; this is encoded by the coding sequence GTGGCTGAGGTTGTTGTAGTGGGAAGCGCGAACGTGGACCTGGTGCTGGCGGTCCAGCGGATCCCACGACCCGGCGAGACGCTGCTGGCGAGCGACCTGACGCGCGGCCCGGGCGGCAAAGGCGCCAACCAAGCAGTCGCCGCGGCCCGCGCAGGCGCCTCGACCGCGTTCGTCGCCTCACTCGGGGCTGACGACGGCGGCGCCCTCCTCCGTGCCGCTCTCGAAGGCTCTGAGGTAGACCTCTCGCTCGTCTCCACTTCCGGCAACCCGACCGGTACTGCGATCATCACCGTCGCCGCCGATGGCGAGAACTCGATCGTCGTCGCCCCCTCCGCGAACGCCGACCTCAAGCTCTCCGCCGAGGCGCTGTCCGGAATCAGGAATGCGAAAATCGTCCTTTCCCAGCTGGAGATCCCGCTCTCCACGGTCCAGGCGGCCGCCGAGGAGAGCGCGTACTTCATCCTCAACGCGGCGCCGGCCACCCAGCTGTCCGACGACCTGCTCGCCCACGTCGACCTGCTGGTGGTCAACGAGACCGAGGCGGAGGCGATCGCCGGCAAGGACTTCACAGCGCTCCTCACCCGCGTACCGGCTGCCGTGGTGACGCTCGGCGCCGAGGGAGCCGTGATCCTGTCCCGGGATGCCGCGGAAATTCGTATCCCGGGCGTGTCGGTCGAGGTCGTCGACACCACCGCCGCCGGGGACACCTTCTGCGGAGTCCTCGCCGCGACCTTGGCTGCCGAGTCAACTACGCCCCGCGACCTGACGAATGCGGTCCGACGCGCTAACGTTGCTGCTTCATTGAGTGTTCAGACCGCGGGGGCGATCCCCTCGGTGCCTCACGGGGAAGCAATCGACGCGCGCCTTGCGGAGGTATACCTGTGA
- a CDS encoding HpcH/HpaI aldolase/citrate lyase family protein yields MLTALYVPANRPDRFSKAVAAGPDLVVFDLEDAVPVDDKADARGWAVAWIAAFTGRTPVEVRVNAPGTPWIEDDLAALGAVPAARVRVPKVESADDVRWILDQVPSARITTLIESPLGLERAFEIATADPRVVAVALGEADLASSLGVDGPEGLAWARGRLVSASRAAGLGAPMMSVYPHVDDEDGLRRTSLEGRALGFVGRTAIHPRQLPTIVECFTPSATQVADAAALLAAVEKAGITDGGVIVLPDGRMVDPAMLGRARELVELMSQIDV; encoded by the coding sequence GTGTTGACTGCGCTGTACGTACCGGCCAATCGTCCGGACCGGTTCTCGAAGGCTGTTGCCGCTGGCCCCGATCTGGTGGTGTTCGATCTCGAGGACGCCGTACCGGTTGACGACAAGGCGGATGCGCGGGGGTGGGCGGTCGCGTGGATCGCGGCGTTCACTGGGCGGACGCCGGTCGAGGTTCGGGTCAATGCGCCGGGGACTCCGTGGATCGAGGACGACCTGGCGGCGCTGGGCGCAGTACCGGCTGCGCGGGTGCGGGTGCCGAAGGTGGAGAGCGCCGATGACGTCCGGTGGATCCTGGATCAGGTGCCTTCGGCAAGGATCACGACGTTGATCGAGTCGCCGCTGGGGTTGGAGCGGGCGTTCGAGATCGCGACGGCTGATCCACGGGTGGTCGCGGTCGCTTTGGGTGAGGCCGATCTGGCGAGCTCGCTGGGTGTCGACGGGCCGGAAGGGCTGGCGTGGGCGCGCGGGCGGTTGGTGTCGGCCTCGCGAGCGGCCGGTCTCGGGGCGCCGATGATGTCGGTGTATCCGCACGTCGACGATGAGGACGGACTGCGGCGTACGTCGCTGGAGGGTCGCGCGCTCGGTTTCGTCGGGCGCACGGCGATCCATCCACGCCAGCTGCCGACGATCGTCGAGTGCTTCACCCCGTCGGCGACGCAGGTGGCAGACGCAGCCGCCCTACTGGCCGCAGTCGAGAAGGCCGGCATCACCGACGGCGGCGTGATCGTCCTCCCAGACGGCCGCATGGTCGACCCCGCCATGCTCGGCCGAGCCCGCGAACTCGTCGAGCTGATGAGCCAGATCGACGTCTGA